The uncultured Mailhella sp. genome segment GGATAGGCGGAGGCGTACAGAATGCGTTTGCGCATGTAGGTGTGCGCGGCCGTGACGTAGTCCTGCCAGCCCGGCTGATTGAAGAGGTAGAGATCCGGACTCAGATAGATGTTCGGCTGCACGAAGCACACGCCGAGCACGGCCTGCACCCACGGCCAGCCGCCGTGCGACACGATGAATTTTACGGTGGGGAAATCCGAGGCTATCTTGTGGATGATGCGGGGAAAGCTGTAGTCCACGTTGGGGCCCGCGTTGCCGCCGAGCATGACCATGACGGGAATGTCGTACTTTTCGCATTCCGCGTACAGGGGGTAGAGCAGGGCGTCGTCGCCGTACATGGGAGGCCGCACGGCTCCCGGTTCGAGCACCACGCCTTTGAGCGGACCGTCCACGACGGTTCTGTGAATTTCCTTCAGCGACCAGCGCCAGTCCAGCGGATTGAGTCCGGCAAAGCCCACGAAGCGGTCGGGCCAGGTCTGCACCAGCTCAAGGATGTTGTCGTTGCTCATGCCTCCGGCAAAGTGAGCCACGCGCCCGGTGGCCACGCCCATGTCGATGCCGTTTCTGTCCATGTCCTGAAGAAGCAGTTCCATGCTTTCTTCCGCGATGGACGGGGCCAGCCCCTTGCCGATGTTGGACGCGTAGCTCGCGCAGCGCGCCTTGTTGGTGTACATGCCGAGTTTGACATAGTCCCCGAAGGGAGGGCGAAGGCGGAAATCGATGACCATGAAAGGAGTCCTCCTGCATGGTGGAAAAAGGAGGGGGCGGCCCGGCATGCGCCGTGCGCCGTCGAGGAGGCACTGCTGCGCAGAAAAGCGTCCGTCCGCCGGGTCGACGACGCGGCGGACGGCGGTTTAGCGGCAGAAATTGGCGCGCACGCGCTTTTCGTATACGGGCGCGGGAACGCTGGCCCGTCCGGCTTCAATGACCTTGAGCAGCCATGCCATGTTGCGTCCCAGCACCTGCATGGTCTGAACGCCTTCCGCGTCCTGCGAGAGAAATTCTTCGGGCTTCCAGCCGAAGGCGATGTTCCAGTACTGACTGTTCACCGTGATGAGGTTGGAGCAGTTGAGGTAGTTGCCGAGCTGCTGCGCGGCGCTTACGGCTCCGGCCCTGCGGCAGACGGCAATGGCCGTGGCGGGCTTGGGACCCCAGCCTTCGAGATGCTCCGTGGCGTAGAGAAGCCTGTCGAGACAGGCCTTGAACGTGCCGGGAATGCCCATGTAGTGCACGGGGCATCCCAGAATAAGGCCGTCATATTCGGGAAGTTTGTCGATGATCTCGTTGACGATGTCGTTGTGGATGCAGTGATGCCCGTTGGTGCGGCATTTGCGGCAGTCCACGCATCCGGCCACGGCCTTGGATCCGATGTGGATGATGTCGAGGCCGATGTTTTCCTTGGCTAGCTCTTCTCCGACAAGATTGATGGCGTGCCAGGTGACTCCGCGGGGATTCTGACTTCCATTGAGAGCGAGAACTTTCATAATGAATCCTTTTGAATAGATGATGACGGACTTTTGAACAGTGTTGCCTGTCTCTATGTATAGTTCATACTTATTGTGTATAACAAAGACTTTTTTTATTCATGGAACATATAAAAAATAAATATGTATTACTCAATATACTGTTCTTTGAGAAGTTCCATGACGGCTGTTGTCTGAGGACTGAGATAGGAGTCGCTGAGATAAGCGAGCACGGGTTGAAAGACGACGAAGTGCTCGATGTCCCTGACGGGAAAGACGTGAGCGGCGTGCGGCGGTATTTCGGTGTTGGGAATGAGGGCCACGGCCGGCGTGGTGTAGAGAAGTTCAAAGAGCAGCGACGGAGTCTGCGTGTCGAGCACCATCTGCGGGCGCAGATGCTTGGCCTGAAAGGCCGCCACGATGGGGCGGAAGCCGTCGGCGTTGGCCCAGCGCCGTGAGAGCAGCAGCGGATACTTCACCAGTTCCTCAAAGGTGACCTGTCCTTCGTGGGAAGGCGGCTCCACCAGATTGGAGTACACGGCCACCATGTGCTGCGGAGGCAGATTGAACGTGGTGTAGCAGTTGTGCGAAAGGTTGAGTCTGAGCACGGCGAGCTCGATGGAGCGCTCCTGAAGATAGCGTTCGATGGTGGGGGAATCGGCCACGACCGTTCGGCAGGAAATGCGGGGATACTTTTCGATGAGCGTGGGAACGATGCTCCGAAAGTAGGATATGCAGTGCGTTCCTATGCCTATGCGCACCTCGCCGCTGAACTCCGAACCGATGTGCCGGATGCTTTCGGCCAGTCCTTCGATGTGACTGAGAATCTGCTGACTCTTGTGGTAGAGAAGCTGTCCTTCCTTGGTGACCTTCCATTTTCCGCTGGAGCGGGAAATGAGGGAGCAGCCCACCTCTTCTTCAAGCTCCTTGAGGCGCAGGCTCAGCGGAGGCTGACTGATGTTCAGCCGCTTTGCGGCCTTGCTTATCTGTCCTTCCTCCACGATGGTGCAGAAGTACAGCATGTCTTTCAGATCCATAATGTCTCCGCGTTTCGGAACATCCTTCAGGAGCTGTTCCGGTTCGGGAAAGGCCGGTCTAGTCGTGCTTTTTCCACGCCAGGGCGGCGGGCCCTTCCATGTTCAGAAGCTCCCAGGTATGGACATGTCTTTCGTCGATGTGGGCGTCTCGTACCGGAGCCCAGCGCTTGTTTTCGGGCGCGGCTCTGTGCTGAATCAGATGCTCTTTGGAGTCGTAGATTTCGTGAAAGAGAAATTCCCGTGGATCGTCGATGTTGCGCTGAAGGCAGTGCGAAATAAGTCCCGGATGTCCGGCGCACGATTTTTCGTAGGCTACGAGCAGCTCGGCGAATTCCTCTTCCATTCCCTGCTTTGCCCGCATGCGGGAAGTGATGGCGTATGCACTCATGGTCGCCTCAGCTCATGTACTGGCCGCCGCACACGTCGAAGGTGCAGCCCGTGGTGAAGGTGGCTTCGTCCAGCATGAAGGAAATGGCTTTTGCGCATTCTTCCGGGGTTCCGATGCGGCCCATGGGCACCCGTTTTTCCGTGGCCTCACGGTTGGGCAGCATGCGCGTGTCTATGGGGCCGGGAGCCACGCAGTTCACCCGGATGTTCTCTCCGGCCACTTCTCTGGCCAGGCCGCGGGTGAAGGCTATGATGCCCGCCTTGCTGGTGGCGTAGGCCGTCTTGGCGTGACCGGGCTGCCCGCCGGCCAGGGAAAATCCGTTGCGTCCGGCCGTGGAGCTGACGAGCACGATGGAGCCGCCGCCGTTTTTGCGCAGCTCGGGCAGCACGGCCCGGCACAGCAGAAACGTGCTGGTGAGATTGTTGGTGAGAATACGGTTCCAGAATTCCAGCGACATTTCCGTCACGGAAGGCGCGGGCGTGGGATTCACGGCGGCCGAATGCACGAGTCCGCGCAGGGGACCGAGTCGGCAGGCTTCCTGCACGAGGCGCGCGCAGTCTTCTTCCCTGGAGAGATCGCACTGCACGCTCGCGCCGTTGATGAAGTCGAGATCCGCCTGTGCGGGAGGCGTGCGGTTCCAGGTGGTGACGACAAGATAGCGGGAACTGAGCAGACGGGCGGCGGCAAGTCCTATCCCCGTGGCGGAGCCGGTAACGATGAGAACGGGTCTGGTCATGATGTCTTCCGTGAAAAGACGGCGGAGGAGAACTCCGCCGCCGGTTTCAGATCATAGGAGGATTTACTTGAGAACGCCGATTTCCCGGTAGTACTTTGCCGCGCCGGGATGCAGGGGAACCGTGGTCTGGCAGGCGACTTCGGGAGTCATGGTGCTCCACAGCGGAACGGCGGTGGCGATGTCTTCTCTGTGCTCGATGATGGACTTGGTGAGCCGATAGGCTAGGTCTTCGGACATGCCGGCGTTCACGATGATTTCCGTGTGCGAGGTAAGGCCGCGGATGCCCTTGGCCTTGCCGTCGTAGGCTTCGGGAGAGAATTCGGTAATGGTCATGCCGTAGTCGTCGGCAACCTTCTGCACCACTGCGGGATCCACGTCGAGGAAGCGGATGTCCACGGTGGACATGATGTCCGTGTACTTGTAGGCGGGCTCTTCGCCGTGATATACGTCCACGTCGATGCGGCCGTCTTTCATCATGTCGATGGAGTCGGGAATGGACAGGGGGAACAGCTTGGCGCCGTTTTCCCGCAGCTGTTTCCAGCCGATGCCGTAGGCTTCAAAGACCAGCCGGGGCACCATTTCGTTGTTGCCGCCGGTGGGGTTGATGTTGATGCGTATGGGCAGTTTTTTATCCCTGATTTCTTCCATGGACTTGATGCCCGACGCTTCGGACACCACAATGTGGGTGTGCGCCCTGGTGTTCATATTGACGAGGCCTGCGATGTTGGTCTGCGGCTTCTTGAACGGAGCGATGCCCTTGACGGCCATGTATCCGTTGTTGGACTGGATGACGCCTATCTGACTCTGGTTGTTCTGCACGCGGATGACGTTGGTGAGTCCCGCCGAGGGAAACATGGAGTAGTCGATGTCGGGGTTGTCTTTCATGATGGCGTTGCCCACGGCGCCCATGCCGACATAGAACACGCCGCCCTGATTGCCTGCCGCGGCGTTGATTTCGATTTTGTCGGCCGCGAGCGCGGAGGCGGAGGTGACGAGCGAAAGCAGCAAGGTCAGGGCAACGGTTCCGAACTTGGTGTGCATGACAATCTCCTTGAAGGTAATGAGGTTGGGTGGAAAGCGCATCAGGCAGGAATGCTGTTCCGGCGCTTCTTCATGATCTGGAAGAGAATGACGGCAGCGGCAAGGGCGATGCCGAGCAGGTCGGTGACCGATCCGGGCATGACCATGCACAGGCCGCCGCCGATGAGCATGAGTCTTTCGACGATGCTCGCGGGCACGAGCAGATATCCCTGCACGCCGCCGGCCAGGAGCACCACGCCGATGATGCTGGTGACGACGGCCAGGGCGATGGCGGGTCCGCTGCCCTGCGCTGCCAGTTCCGGCGCGTAGATGAACATGAAGGGAACGATGAAGGCGATGGTGCCGAGTTTTGCCGCGGTGAAGCCGGTCTTCATGGCCGGAGCCTCGGCAATGGCCGCGCCTGCGAAGGCAGCCTGACATACCGGCGGAGTGATGACGGAGAGAATGGCGAAGTAGAAGCAGAACATGTGGGCGACGATGGGCAGGCAGCCGGCCTTGATGAGGGCGGGAGCGCCGAGGGTGGCCACGATGATGTAGGCGGGAGCGGTGGGCACGCCCATGCCCAGCACGAGGCAGGTGATCATGAGGCAGACGCACAGCAGGAAGAGATTGTTGCCGGCAAACGAGGTGATGACGGCCATGAGCTTGTAGCCGACGCCGGTGAGGGAGATGACGCCTATGATGATGCCGGCGCAGGCGCAGCAGCTGCCGATCATGAGCACGTTTTTCGCGGAGAGTTCCAACGCTTCGCAGAAGCTGCGGAAGGTGAAGCGGGTTTCGGAGCTGAGCAGCGCGATGAAGGGCACGGAAAGCGTGGCCGCATTGGCGCAGAGGCTGACGCTCTTGCCCATGCACATGATGGCGACGAGTATGACGATGGGGAGCAGATAGTACAGCCTTTTGACGACGCGGGAAACGGGAGGAACGAGCGAGGCGTCGATGTAGCCGAGATTGGTTCTGACGGCCTCGAAGTGGATCATGCTCCAGAGGGAGAGGTAGTAGAGGATGGCGGGCAGCAGAGCGGCCTTGGCGACTTCGAGATAGGGCACGCCTGCGAGATCGGCCATGAGGAAGGCCGCCGCGCCCATGATGGGGGGCATGATCTGTCCTCCGGTGGAGGCCACGGCTTCAACGGCGCCCGCGAAGTGAGGCTGATAGCCGACCTTCTTCATGAGCGGAATGGTGAAGATGCCCGTGCCGTACACGTTGGCCACGGCCGAACCGGAGAAGGTGCCGAACATGCCGGAGGCGAAGATGGCCACCTTGGCGGGCCCGCCCTGCGAGTTTTTGGTGAGAAGGCAGGCGATGTCCATGAAGAT includes the following:
- a CDS encoding LysR family transcriptional regulator: MDLKDMLYFCTIVEEGQISKAAKRLNISQPPLSLRLKELEEEVGCSLISRSSGKWKVTKEGQLLYHKSQQILSHIEGLAESIRHIGSEFSGEVRIGIGTHCISYFRSIVPTLIEKYPRISCRTVVADSPTIERYLQERSIELAVLRLNLSHNCYTTFNLPPQHMVAVYSNLVEPPSHEGQVTFEELVKYPLLLSRRWANADGFRPIVAAFQAKHLRPQMVLDTQTPSLLFELLYTTPAVALIPNTEIPPHAAHVFPVRDIEHFVVFQPVLAYLSDSYLSPQTTAVMELLKEQYIE
- a CDS encoding amidohydrolase family protein is translated as MVIDFRLRPPFGDYVKLGMYTNKARCASYASNIGKGLAPSIAEESMELLLQDMDRNGIDMGVATGRVAHFAGGMSNDNILELVQTWPDRFVGFAGLNPLDWRWSLKEIHRTVVDGPLKGVVLEPGAVRPPMYGDDALLYPLYAECEKYDIPVMVMLGGNAGPNVDYSFPRIIHKIASDFPTVKFIVSHGGWPWVQAVLGVCFVQPNIYLSPDLYLFNQPGWQDYVTAAHTYMRKRILYASAYPFLPLDCVHAFRKLFTPEILPDLMCNNAAEILKLDIRGKE
- a CDS encoding TAXI family TRAP transporter solute-binding subunit; the protein is MHTKFGTVALTLLLSLVTSASALAADKIEINAAAGNQGGVFYVGMGAVGNAIMKDNPDIDYSMFPSAGLTNVIRVQNNQSQIGVIQSNNGYMAVKGIAPFKKPQTNIAGLVNMNTRAHTHIVVSEASGIKSMEEIRDKKLPIRININPTGGNNEMVPRLVFEAYGIGWKQLRENGAKLFPLSIPDSIDMMKDGRIDVDVYHGEEPAYKYTDIMSTVDIRFLDVDPAVVQKVADDYGMTITEFSPEAYDGKAKGIRGLTSHTEIIVNAGMSEDLAYRLTKSIIEHREDIATAVPLWSTMTPEVACQTTVPLHPGAAKYYREIGVLK
- a CDS encoding TRAP transporter permease — its product is MLTRASLKPVATAIAILFTLFQIYFTAFGVLEGTTMRADFLGFVMVLIFLLYPPFKPVEGKKEPVILVLLDICLCILAIAISAYITLHSDEIMMRMRYAEEVPPLAFFLGSCAIALTLEATRRTTGFPLVIIALVFLAYAFWGDVLPSALKRMPITPDMILECMYLSNEGLYGIPTSVATGTIFGFIMFGAFLERSNMTNIFMDIACLLTKNSQGGPAKVAIFASGMFGTFSGSAVANVYGTGIFTIPLMKKVGYQPHFAGAVEAVASTGGQIMPPIMGAAAFLMADLAGVPYLEVAKAALLPAILYYLSLWSMIHFEAVRTNLGYIDASLVPPVSRVVKRLYYLLPIVILVAIMCMGKSVSLCANAATLSVPFIALLSSETRFTFRSFCEALELSAKNVLMIGSCCACAGIIIGVISLTGVGYKLMAVITSFAGNNLFLLCVCLMITCLVLGMGVPTAPAYIIVATLGAPALIKAGCLPIVAHMFCFYFAILSVITPPVCQAAFAGAAIAEAPAMKTGFTAAKLGTIAFIVPFMFIYAPELAAQGSGPAIALAVVTSIIGVVLLAGGVQGYLLVPASIVERLMLIGGGLCMVMPGSVTDLLGIALAAAVILFQIMKKRRNSIPA
- a CDS encoding flavodoxin family protein produces the protein MKVLALNGSQNPRGVTWHAINLVGEELAKENIGLDIIHIGSKAVAGCVDCRKCRTNGHHCIHNDIVNEIIDKLPEYDGLILGCPVHYMGIPGTFKACLDRLLYATEHLEGWGPKPATAIAVCRRAGAVSAAQQLGNYLNCSNLITVNSQYWNIAFGWKPEEFLSQDAEGVQTMQVLGRNMAWLLKVIEAGRASVPAPVYEKRVRANFCR
- a CDS encoding antibiotic biosynthesis monooxygenase family protein, with amino-acid sequence MSAYAITSRMRAKQGMEEEFAELLVAYEKSCAGHPGLISHCLQRNIDDPREFLFHEIYDSKEHLIQHRAAPENKRWAPVRDAHIDERHVHTWELLNMEGPAALAWKKHD
- a CDS encoding SDR family NAD(P)-dependent oxidoreductase, giving the protein MTRPVLIVTGSATGIGLAAARLLSSRYLVVTTWNRTPPAQADLDFINGASVQCDLSREEDCARLVQEACRLGPLRGLVHSAAVNPTPAPSVTEMSLEFWNRILTNNLTSTFLLCRAVLPELRKNGGGSIVLVSSTAGRNGFSLAGGQPGHAKTAYATSKAGIIAFTRGLAREVAGENIRVNCVAPGPIDTRMLPNREATEKRVPMGRIGTPEECAKAISFMLDEATFTTGCTFDVCGGQYMS